One genomic region from Populus nigra chromosome 8, ddPopNigr1.1, whole genome shotgun sequence encodes:
- the LOC133700584 gene encoding uncharacterized protein LOC133700584, giving the protein MDTKIVALRNGTGATQRKERKSRDKKLSRSIKRIRADMVEISREHKRIKEGQEEVRERFEEISKEAAKLKEETNLISKQSAANQVRLDLMFQIVKARSENDTARDAVLTQTLRELMASKSKLPDEIKEQDLAS; this is encoded by the exons ATGGATACAAAGATAGTTGCGCTGAGGAATGGCACAGGAGCAACTCAAAGAAAG GAAAGAAAATCAAGGGACAAAAAACTATCCAGGAGCATCAAAAGGATAAGAGCTGACATGGTGGAGATTAGCAGAGAGCATAAACGTATTAAAGAGGGGCAAGAGGAAGTGAGGGAAAGATTTGAAGAAATAAGCAAAGAGGCTGCCAAGCTGAAGGAGGAAACTAATCTAATCTCCAAGCAGAGCGCTGCGAATCAAGTCAGGCTTGATCTTATGTTTCAGATTGTCAAAGCAAGATCAGAGAACGATACTGCCAGGGACGCCGTACTGACGCAAACTTTGCG GGAACTAATGGCGAGCAAGAGCAAGCTCCCCGACGagataaaagaacaagatttaGCAAGTTAA